The proteins below are encoded in one region of Ammospiza nelsoni isolate bAmmNel1 chromosome 23, bAmmNel1.pri, whole genome shotgun sequence:
- the GPR61 gene encoding G-protein coupled receptor 61, producing MEPFLPSPWVWNGSRGGARPPNSTAEAKPKDTASKSVGLFFMVLLDLTAIVGNAAVMTVIAKTPALRKFVFVFHLCLVDFLAALTLMPLEMLSGSAVFESPGLGEAVCRVYLFLSVCLTSMCILSISTVNVERYYYVVHPLRYEVRMTAGLVAGVLAGVWLKAVATSLVPVLGWLSPDRPPAPGTHGCSLQWSRGPSCKVFVVFFAAFYFVLPLLIIVVVYCGMFKVARVAAMHHGPPPTWMETPRRRSASLSSRSTMVTSSGAPRTTPQRMFGGGKAAAVLLAVGGQFLFCWLPYFSFQLYTALSTRPLAGPAAETVVTWLGFCCFTSNPFFYGCLNRQIRGELGRLLTCFFKQPPEEDLRLPSREGSIEENFLQFLQSTGRPLEPPNAERDLPPVDFRIPGQIEEEAAEAKEWGGGSGVFVPVAGSAKAGL from the coding sequence ATGGAGCCCTTCCTGCCCTCGCCCTGGGTCTGGAACGGCTCTAGAGGGGGGGCCCGGCCCCCCAACAGCACCGCCGAGGCCAAGCCCAAGGACACGGCCTCCAAATCCGTGGGATTGTTCTTCATGGTGCTGCTGGACCTCACGGCCATCGTGGGCAATGCCGCCGTCATGACGGTCATCGCCAAGACGCCGGCGCTGCGCAAGTTCGTCTTCGTGTTCCACCTGTGCCTGGTGGATTTCCTGGCCGCGCTCACGCTGATGCCGCTGGAGATGCTGTCGGGCTCGGCCGTGTTCGAGAGCCCGGGGCTGGGCGAGGCCGTGTGCCGCGTGTACCTGTTCCTCAGCGTGTGCCTCACCTCCATGTGCATCCTCTCCATCTCCACTGTCAACGTGGAGCGCTACTACTACGTGGTGCACCCGCTGCGCTACGAGGTGCGCATGACGGCGGGGCTGGTGGCCGGAGTGCTGGCTGGCGTGTGGCTCAAGGCCGTGGCCACCTCGCTGGTGCccgtgctgggctggctgtcccCCGACCGTCCGCCAGCACCTGGTACTCACGGCTGCTCCTTGCAGTGGAGCCGCGGGCCGTCCTGCAAGGTCTTCGTGGTCTTCTTCGCCGCCTTCTACTTCGTGCTGCCGCTCCTCATCATCGTCGTGGTCTACTGCGGCATGTTCAAGGTGGCGCGGGTGGCGGCCATGCACCACGGCCCGCCGCCCACCTGGATGGAGACGCCGCGCCGGCGCTCGGCCTCACTCAGCAGCCGCTCCACCATGGTCACCAGCTCGGGGGCTCCTCGGACCACCCCGCAGAGGATGTTTGGCGGAGGCAAGGCGGCCGCCGTGCTGCTGGCCGTGGGCGGCCAGTTCCTCTTCTGCTGGTTGCCCTACTTCTCCTTCCAGCTGTACACGGCGCTGAGCACTCGGCCCTTGGCCGGGCCGGCGGCCGAGACTGTGGTCACCTGGCTGGGCTTCTGCTGCTTCACCTCCAACCCCTTCTTCTACGGCTGCCTCAACCGGCAGATCCGCGGCGAGCTCGGCCGGCTCCTCACCTGCTTCTTCAAGCAGCCCCCCGAGGAGGACCTGCGGCTGCCGAGCCGCGAGGGCTCCATCGAGGAGAACTTCCTGCAGTTCCTCCAGAGCACCGGGCGCCCACTGGAGCCCCCCAACGCTGAGCGGGACCTGCCCCCCGTGGATTTCCGCATCCCGGGGCAGATCGAGGAGGAGGCGGCCGAGGCCAaggagtggggagggggcagcggGGTGTTCGTGCCCGTGGCGGGCTCTGCCAAAGCGGGGCTGTAG